One region of Pseudomonas alvandae genomic DNA includes:
- a CDS encoding mannose-1-phosphate guanylyltransferase/mannose-6-phosphate isomerase, protein MIPVILSGGSGSRLWPLSRKQFPKQFLALTGEHTLFQQTLERLVFEGMDTPIVVCNKEHRFIVNEQLSARNLEAQRILMEPFGRNTAPAVALTAMMLVNEGRDELMLVLPADHVIEDQKALQRALALATVAAERGEMVLFGVPATKPETGYGYIKSTNDALLPEGVSRVSHFVEKPDVKRATEFVEAGGYFWNSGMFLFRASRFLEELKKHDPDIYDTCLLTLERSEQTNDTITFDEATFACCPDNSIDYAVMEKTQRACVVPLSAGWSDVGCWASLWEVNAKDTNGNVTKGDVVIQDSRNCMIHGNGKLVSVIGLDNIVVVETKDAMMIAHKDKVQGVKQLVNTLNAQGRTETQNHCEVYRPWGSYDSVDMGGRFQVKHISVKPGACLSLQMHHHRAEHWIVVSGTAEVTCDENVFLLTENQSTYIPIASVHRLRNPGKIPLEIIEVQSGSYLGEDDIERFEDIYGRSTPLERGVSVKTIAQ, encoded by the coding sequence ATGATTCCGGTGATCTTGTCAGGTGGTAGTGGCTCACGTCTTTGGCCGCTTTCGCGCAAGCAATTCCCTAAACAGTTCCTGGCCCTGACCGGTGAACACACCCTGTTCCAACAGACCCTCGAGCGCCTGGTGTTCGAAGGCATGGACACGCCGATCGTAGTCTGCAACAAAGAGCACCGCTTCATCGTCAACGAGCAGCTGTCCGCCCGGAACCTGGAAGCCCAGCGCATCCTGATGGAACCGTTCGGTCGCAACACTGCGCCGGCGGTGGCCCTGACCGCGATGATGCTGGTCAACGAAGGCCGCGACGAACTGATGCTGGTACTGCCGGCAGACCACGTCATCGAAGATCAGAAAGCCCTGCAACGCGCGTTGGCCTTGGCCACTGTGGCTGCCGAGCGTGGCGAAATGGTGCTGTTCGGCGTACCGGCCACCAAGCCGGAAACCGGCTACGGCTACATCAAGTCGACCAACGACGCCCTGCTGCCTGAAGGCGTGAGCCGCGTATCGCACTTCGTCGAGAAACCCGACGTCAAGCGCGCCACCGAGTTCGTCGAAGCCGGCGGTTACTTCTGGAACAGCGGCATGTTCCTGTTCCGCGCCAGCCGCTTCCTCGAAGAGCTGAAAAAGCACGATCCGGACATCTACGACACCTGCCTGCTGACCCTGGAGCGCAGCGAGCAGACCAACGACACCATCACTTTCGACGAAGCCACTTTCGCCTGCTGCCCGGACAACTCCATCGACTACGCCGTGATGGAAAAAACCCAGCGCGCCTGCGTGGTGCCGCTGTCGGCCGGCTGGAGCGACGTCGGTTGCTGGGCATCGCTGTGGGAAGTCAACGCCAAGGACACCAACGGCAACGTCACCAAGGGCGACGTGGTGATCCAGGACAGCCGCAACTGCATGATCCACGGCAACGGCAAGCTGGTGTCGGTGATCGGCCTGGACAACATCGTCGTGGTCGAGACCAAGGACGCCATGATGATCGCCCACAAGGACAAGGTCCAAGGCGTCAAGCAACTGGTCAACACCCTCAACGCCCAGGGCCGCACCGAAACCCAGAACCACTGCGAGGTCTATCGTCCGTGGGGCTCCTATGACTCGGTGGACATGGGTGGTCGTTTCCAGGTCAAGCACATCTCGGTCAAGCCGGGCGCGTGCCTGTCGCTGCAAATGCACCACCACCGCGCCGAACACTGGATCGTGGTCAGCGGCACCGCCGAAGTGACCTGCGACGAGAACGTGTTCCTGCTCACTGAAAACCAGTCGACCTACATCCCGATCGCGTCGGTCCACCGCCTGCGCAACCCGGGCAAGATCCCGCTGGAAATCATCGAAGTGCAGTCCGGTAGCTACCTGGGCGAAGACGACATCGAGCGCTTCGAAGATATCTACGGTCGTTCCACCCCGCTCGAGCGCGGCGTGTCGGTGAAGACCATCGCCCAATAA
- a CDS encoding alginate O-acetyltransferase AlgF: MTFNTTPRRLAARSFKAVALVASMSALSLSAFAGDSALYGPVAPKGSSFVRIYNASNAEVSATVGSTNISDVAPLASSDFSFMPGGDYSAKVGSQTVPVKLASDHYYTLVNNASGQPQLIEEPPFKNKQKSLVRVQNLTDKALTLKTADGKTEVVPNVAAKGRGEREINPVKVSLALFEGDKKVGDLKPVALERGEAAVLYVTGSGSSLSPVWVKRPVSTR, translated from the coding sequence ATGACTTTCAACACTACTCCTCGCCGTCTCGCTGCTCGCTCCTTCAAGGCCGTTGCCCTGGTCGCCAGCATGAGCGCCCTTTCCTTGTCCGCCTTCGCCGGTGACTCGGCCCTGTACGGCCCGGTCGCGCCAAAAGGTTCCAGCTTCGTGCGGATCTACAACGCCAGCAACGCCGAAGTCAGCGCCACCGTCGGCAGCACCAACATCAGCGACGTGGCCCCGTTGGCCAGCAGCGACTTCAGCTTCATGCCTGGCGGCGACTACAGCGCCAAGGTGGGCAGCCAGACCGTACCGGTTAAACTGGCCTCCGATCACTATTACACCCTGGTCAACAACGCCAGCGGCCAGCCACAACTGATCGAAGAACCACCGTTCAAGAACAAGCAGAAATCCCTGGTACGCGTACAGAACCTCACCGACAAGGCGCTGACCCTCAAGACGGCCGACGGCAAGACCGAAGTGGTACCGAACGTAGCGGCCAAGGGTCGTGGCGAGCGTGAAATCAACCCGGTGAAAGTGTCCCTGGCCCTGTTCGAAGGCGACAAGAAAGTCGGCGATCTGAAACCAGTGGCCCTGGAGCGCGGCGAAGCGGCCGTGCTGTACGTGACTGGTTCGGGCAGCAGCCTGTCGCCAGTGTGGGTCAAGCGCCCGGTTTCCACCCGCTGA
- a CDS encoding alginate O-acetyltransferase, giving the protein MTRSLRIFYVVLFMLILTALGIWSMRSFFGFSTNPDATVLNGRWAKAVETHYDDEFPIKRLGTNIWAALDYKLFNEGRKGVVLGRDQWLYSDEEFNPIVNEDQNLQGNYALIEGVRQKLKEQGITLVMAIVPAKARLYPEHLGEVKPSSIHANLYQDFHARVATDKILAPDLLGPLQQAKQSGQQVFLRTDTHWTPEGAQIAAEHLAKAIAERTPLNGEPQRFVTEPAEKIIHKGDLRQFLPLDPLFENLMPAQEPLVKRNTREADDQPASDDALFADAQVPVALIGTSYSANPNWNFVGALKQALHSDVVNYAEDGHGPILPMLSYLKSDAFKNSPPQVLIWEFPERYLPVNNEIGDADPQWVAELKQAGARQQNVAANTQSETPDRAQN; this is encoded by the coding sequence ATGACCCGCTCATTACGCATCTTCTACGTCGTGCTGTTCATGCTGATTTTGACAGCACTGGGTATTTGGTCGATGCGCAGCTTCTTCGGCTTCAGCACCAATCCCGATGCGACCGTGCTCAACGGTCGCTGGGCCAAGGCCGTGGAAACGCACTACGACGACGAGTTCCCGATCAAGCGCCTGGGCACCAACATCTGGGCGGCGCTGGACTACAAGCTGTTCAACGAAGGCCGCAAAGGCGTGGTCTTGGGCCGCGACCAGTGGCTGTACAGCGACGAAGAGTTCAACCCGATCGTCAACGAAGACCAGAACCTGCAAGGCAACTACGCGCTGATCGAAGGCGTGCGCCAGAAGCTCAAGGAACAAGGCATCACCCTGGTCATGGCGATCGTGCCGGCCAAGGCGCGCCTGTATCCCGAGCACCTGGGTGAAGTGAAGCCTTCGAGCATTCACGCCAACCTGTACCAGGATTTCCATGCCCGCGTGGCCACGGACAAGATCCTTGCCCCTGACCTGCTCGGCCCGCTGCAACAGGCCAAGCAGAGCGGCCAGCAAGTGTTCCTGCGCACCGACACCCACTGGACGCCTGAAGGCGCACAAATTGCTGCGGAACATCTGGCCAAGGCCATTGCCGAACGCACACCACTGAATGGCGAACCACAGCGTTTCGTCACCGAGCCTGCGGAGAAAATCATCCACAAGGGCGACCTGCGTCAGTTCCTGCCGCTCGATCCCCTGTTCGAAAACCTGATGCCGGCCCAGGAACCATTGGTCAAGCGCAACACCCGCGAAGCCGATGACCAGCCGGCCAGCGATGACGCGCTGTTCGCCGATGCCCAGGTGCCCGTGGCCCTGATCGGTACCAGCTACAGCGCCAACCCCAACTGGAACTTCGTCGGTGCGCTCAAGCAAGCCCTGCACAGCGACGTCGTGAACTACGCCGAAGACGGCCACGGCCCGATTCTGCCAATGCTCAGCTACCTCAAGAGCGACGCCTTCAAGAACAGCCCGCCACAGGTGCTGATCTGGGAGTTTCCTGAACGTTATCTGCCCGTGAACAACGAGATCGGCGACGCCGATCCGCAGTGGGTCGCCGAGCTCAAGCAAGCCGGCGCCCGCCAACAGAACGTAGCTGCTAACACACAATCCGAGACGCCCGATCGGGCGCAAAACTGA
- a CDS encoding MBOAT family O-acyltransferase, protein MVFSSNVFLFLFLPIFLGLYYLSGQRYRNLLLLIASYVFYAWWRVDFLALFAGVTLWNYWIGLKVGAAGVRTKPAQRWLLLGVGVDLAILGYFKYANFGVDSLNAIITSFGLNPFILTHVLLPIGISFYIFESISYIIDVYRGDTPATRNLIDFAAFVAIFPHLIAGPVLRFRDLADQFNNRTHTLDKFSEGCTRFMQGFIKKVFIADTLAVVADHCFALQNPTTGDAWLGALAYTAQLYFDFSGYSDMAIGLGLMMGFRFMENFKQPYISQSITEFWRRWHISLSTWLRDYLYITLGGNRKGTLMTYRNLFLTMLLGGLWHGANITYVIWGAWHGMWLAIEKAVGINTTPRSINPIRWALTFLLVVMGWVIFRAENLHVAGRMYSAMFSFGDWSLSELTRANLTGLQIATLVVAYVTLAFFGLRDFYTNRPPVKTKPEVNTEANGPATAQPGMIKAVPGDNPSTIHEPGYTVGVEAQVQPAYWTVDWSRYVMRALVLLLFIASILKLSAQSFSPFLYFQF, encoded by the coding sequence ATGGTATTTTCATCCAATGTGTTCCTGTTCCTGTTCTTGCCGATCTTTCTCGGCTTGTACTACCTGAGCGGGCAACGCTATCGCAACCTGCTGCTGCTGATCGCCAGCTATGTGTTCTATGCCTGGTGGCGGGTGGACTTCCTGGCCCTGTTCGCCGGCGTCACCCTGTGGAACTACTGGATCGGCCTGAAAGTCGGTGCCGCCGGCGTGCGCACCAAACCGGCCCAGCGTTGGCTGCTGCTCGGCGTGGGCGTGGACTTGGCCATCCTGGGCTATTTCAAATACGCCAACTTCGGCGTGGACAGCCTCAACGCAATCATCACCAGCTTCGGGCTCAACCCGTTCATCCTGACCCACGTGCTGCTGCCGATCGGGATCTCGTTCTACATCTTCGAGTCCATCAGCTACATCATCGACGTGTATCGCGGTGATACGCCGGCGACCCGCAACCTGATCGACTTCGCGGCGTTCGTGGCGATCTTCCCGCACCTGATCGCCGGCCCCGTGCTGCGTTTCCGCGACCTGGCCGACCAGTTCAACAACCGCACCCACACGCTGGACAAATTCTCCGAAGGCTGCACGCGCTTCATGCAGGGCTTCATCAAGAAGGTGTTCATCGCCGACACCCTGGCGGTGGTGGCCGACCATTGCTTCGCCCTGCAGAACCCGACCACCGGCGACGCCTGGCTCGGCGCCCTGGCCTATACCGCGCAGCTGTACTTCGACTTCTCCGGCTACAGCGACATGGCCATCGGCCTGGGCCTGATGATGGGTTTCCGCTTCATGGAAAACTTCAAGCAGCCCTACATCAGCCAATCGATCACCGAGTTCTGGCGCCGCTGGCACATCAGCCTGTCGACCTGGCTGCGTGACTACCTCTACATCACCCTGGGCGGTAACCGCAAAGGCACGCTGATGACTTATCGCAACCTGTTCCTGACCATGCTGCTCGGTGGTCTGTGGCACGGCGCGAACATCACCTACGTGATCTGGGGTGCGTGGCACGGCATGTGGCTGGCCATCGAAAAAGCGGTGGGCATCAACACCACGCCGCGCAGCATCAACCCGATCCGCTGGGCACTGACCTTCCTGCTGGTGGTGATGGGCTGGGTGATCTTCCGTGCCGAGAACCTGCACGTGGCCGGCCGCATGTACAGCGCAATGTTCAGCTTCGGCGACTGGTCGCTGTCGGAACTGACCCGCGCCAACCTCACCGGCCTGCAGATCGCCACGCTGGTGGTGGCCTACGTCACCCTCGCCTTCTTCGGCCTGCGCGACTTCTACACCAACCGTCCGCCAGTCAAGACCAAGCCTGAGGTGAACACCGAAGCCAACGGCCCAGCCACCGCGCAACCGGGGATGATCAAGGCAGTACCGGGCGACAACCCGTCGACCATCCACGAACCTGGCTACACCGTCGGCGTCGAGGCCCAGGTGCAACCGGCCTACTGGACCGTGGACTGGTCGCGCTACGTGATGCGCGCCCTGGTATTGCTGTTGTTCATCGCCTCGATTCTCAAACTGTCGGCGCAAAGCTTTTCGCCGTTCCTTTACTTCCAGTTCTGA
- a CDS encoding mannuronate-specific alginate lyase, with protein MTRTMRTRTLKTLLAPSLLTLAMFAGATQAAAPLRPPQGYFAPIEKVKEGDGGKGCEAVPTPYTGSLQFRSKYEGSDKARATLNVQSEKAFRDSTADITKIERGISKQVMQFMRDGRPEQLECTLNWLTAWAKADALMSKDFNHTGKSMRKWALGSMASAYVRLKFSESRPLANHQDQAQLIEGWFSKMADQVVSDWDNLPLDKTNNHSYWAAWSVMATSVATNRRDLFDWAVKEYKVGVNQVDAEGYLPNELKRKQRALSYHNYALPPLAMIASFAQVNGVDLRQENNGALKRLGDRVLAGVKDPDIFEEKNGEEQDMKDLKIDSKFAWLEPFCSLYTCSEDVLERKHEMQPFKTFRLGGDLTRVYDPSREKGEKGS; from the coding sequence ATGACCAGAACCATGCGCACCCGAACGTTGAAAACGCTCCTGGCGCCGTCGCTGCTGACCCTGGCGATGTTCGCCGGGGCCACGCAGGCCGCGGCGCCACTGCGCCCGCCACAGGGCTACTTCGCACCGATTGAAAAGGTCAAGGAAGGCGACGGCGGCAAGGGCTGCGAAGCCGTGCCGACGCCGTACACCGGCTCGTTGCAGTTTCGCAGCAAGTACGAAGGCTCCGACAAGGCTCGCGCCACGCTGAACGTGCAATCGGAAAAAGCCTTCCGTGACAGCACCGCCGACATCACCAAAATCGAGCGCGGCATCAGCAAGCAAGTCATGCAGTTCATGCGCGACGGTCGCCCCGAGCAACTGGAATGCACCCTGAACTGGCTGACCGCCTGGGCCAAGGCCGATGCATTGATGTCCAAGGACTTCAACCACACCGGCAAGTCCATGCGCAAATGGGCGCTGGGCAGCATGGCTTCGGCCTATGTCCGCCTGAAGTTCTCCGAGTCGCGTCCGCTGGCCAATCATCAGGACCAGGCGCAACTGATCGAAGGCTGGTTCAGCAAGATGGCCGACCAGGTGGTCAGCGATTGGGACAACCTGCCGCTGGACAAGACCAACAACCACTCGTACTGGGCCGCCTGGTCGGTAATGGCCACGTCCGTGGCGACCAACCGTCGCGACCTGTTCGACTGGGCCGTCAAGGAATACAAGGTCGGCGTCAACCAGGTCGATGCCGAGGGCTACCTGCCCAACGAGCTCAAGCGCAAGCAACGCGCCCTGTCCTACCACAACTATGCCCTGCCGCCGCTGGCCATGATCGCCAGCTTCGCCCAGGTCAATGGCGTGGACCTGCGCCAGGAAAACAACGGCGCCCTCAAGCGACTGGGTGACCGAGTGCTGGCCGGGGTGAAAGACCCGGACATCTTCGAAGAGAAGAACGGCGAAGAACAGGACATGAAGGATCTGAAGATCGATTCGAAATTCGCCTGGCTCGAACCGTTCTGCAGCCTCTACACCTGCTCCGAAGACGTGCTTGAACGCAAGCACGAAATGCAGCCGTTCAAGACTTTCCGCCTCGGCGGCGACTTGACCCGGGTGTACGACCCTTCGCGGGAGAAAGGCGAGAAAGGAAGCTGA
- a CDS encoding alginate O-acetyltransferase translates to MNPQMIKLLGLSALTAGILAAASGARADEIKAPTFTAEPCCNLCPAAHDAKNYTTRYQQNFTTLVQAQGDWLFRTQEDLRTEFNTTPAGYKRMQQLHDAFKKKGVELVIVYQPTRGLVNRNKLNPQEKAAFDYEKALTNYKSMLGRFAQMGYVVPDLSPLTNENLPDTLPAHDFYFRGDQHWTPYGAQRTAKIVAEKVKQIPAFADIPKREFETKKSGRMGKTGTLHNMAGQLCGTSYAIQYMDQFTTEPKGEAGDGDLFGDSGNPQITLVGTSHSGKNYNFAGFLEEAIGADILNVAFPGGGFEGAMIQYLGSEEFQKNPPKILIWEFSPLYRLDQETIYRQMMALLDNNGCEGKPALMSSKAKLKPGKNELMVNSKNMDLRNGSHQVDIQFADTSVKTLQATLWYMNGRHEDIKIEKPNTSETDGRFAFQLRTDEDWASQNLLALEVQGPEAGKEPLQVEAKVCKRNASPQAEQQTAQIGQ, encoded by the coding sequence ATGAACCCACAGATGATCAAACTTCTGGGCCTTTCCGCCCTGACTGCCGGCATTCTCGCCGCCGCAAGCGGCGCTCGCGCCGATGAAATCAAGGCACCAACGTTCACTGCCGAACCGTGCTGCAACCTGTGCCCGGCTGCCCACGACGCGAAGAACTACACCACGCGTTACCAACAAAACTTCACCACGCTGGTACAGGCCCAGGGCGACTGGCTGTTCCGGACCCAGGAAGACCTGCGCACGGAGTTCAACACCACGCCGGCCGGCTACAAGCGCATGCAGCAGCTGCACGATGCGTTCAAGAAAAAAGGCGTCGAGCTGGTGATCGTCTACCAGCCGACCCGTGGCCTGGTGAACCGCAACAAACTCAATCCCCAGGAAAAGGCTGCCTTCGACTACGAAAAGGCCCTGACCAACTACAAGTCCATGCTGGGTCGTTTCGCGCAGATGGGTTACGTCGTGCCGGACCTGTCACCGCTGACCAACGAAAACCTGCCCGACACCCTGCCGGCCCACGACTTCTACTTCCGTGGCGACCAGCACTGGACCCCGTACGGTGCCCAGCGCACGGCGAAGATCGTGGCCGAGAAGGTCAAGCAGATCCCGGCCTTCGCCGACATTCCCAAGCGTGAATTCGAAACCAAGAAGTCCGGCCGCATGGGCAAGACCGGCACCCTGCACAACATGGCCGGGCAACTGTGCGGCACCAGCTACGCGATCCAGTACATGGACCAGTTCACCACCGAGCCCAAGGGCGAGGCTGGCGATGGCGACCTGTTCGGCGATTCCGGCAACCCGCAGATCACCCTCGTGGGTACCAGCCACAGCGGCAAGAACTACAACTTCGCCGGTTTCCTGGAAGAAGCCATCGGCGCCGACATCCTCAACGTGGCCTTCCCGGGCGGCGGTTTCGAAGGCGCGATGATCCAGTACCTGGGCAGCGAAGAGTTCCAGAAGAACCCACCGAAGATTCTCATCTGGGAATTCTCGCCGCTGTATCGCCTGGACCAGGAAACCATCTACCGCCAGATGATGGCGCTGCTGGACAACAACGGTTGCGAAGGCAAGCCGGCATTGATGAGCAGCAAGGCCAAGCTCAAGCCGGGCAAGAACGAATTGATGGTCAACAGCAAGAACATGGATCTGCGTAACGGCAGCCACCAGGTCGACATCCAATTCGCCGACACGTCGGTGAAAACCTTGCAAGCCACCCTCTGGTACATGAATGGGCGCCACGAGGACATCAAGATCGAAAAACCGAACACCTCCGAAACCGACGGGCGTTTCGCCTTCCAATTGCGCACCGACGAGGACTGGGCTTCCCAGAACCTCTTGGCTCTAGAAGTCCAAGGGCCTGAAGCCGGCAAGGAGCCATTGCAAGTGGAAGCGAAAGTCTGCAAACGCAACGCATCTCCGCAAGCCGAGCAACAAACGGCTCAAATCGGACAATGA
- the algG gene encoding mannuronan 5-epimerase AlgG → MNRYLRNSQAMKGSISLLAAAMLLAGSSAFANVEPVAKPGNVVKELQRAKTYTVSSAPTAPLELATPTLPDLKGYTAEAAAAKIVRTKAGKVSVRRMMQEDALKDFIGGDNKMAEWVVRQHGIPQAIFLDDGYMNLKDLVKKVPKYVIETSPGVYLAKIPIVVGRKGILEIDKQTQELRLSQEGGSFLVNDGQMFIRDTKVTGWREKDNGPATFRSPKEFRPFLLSWGGTETYIVNTKMASFGYANSKSYGVSISQYTPNMAKVLKRPEPTGWIIGSEFSDMWYGFYCYETRDFVIKGNTYKDNIVYGIDPHDRSHRLIIADNTVYGTKKKHGIIVSREVNDSFIINNRSYDNKLSGLVIDRNSVNNLIAYNEIYKNHTDGITLYESADNLLWGNKVISNQRHGIRIRNSVNIRLYENLSMANGLTGLYGHIKDLSDTDRDIKLDPFDAEVSLIVVGGELAGNGSGPLSIDSPLSVELYRVSMLAPTKSSGISFTGILGERQDEILDLLVRQQKAVLIDPVERQTEMRD, encoded by the coding sequence ATGAACCGCTACCTCAGGAACAGCCAGGCGATGAAAGGTTCGATCAGCCTGTTGGCCGCAGCGATGCTGCTGGCCGGCTCGTCGGCGTTCGCCAACGTTGAACCGGTGGCCAAGCCGGGCAACGTGGTCAAGGAACTGCAACGCGCCAAGACCTACACCGTCAGCAGCGCGCCGACCGCGCCGCTGGAGCTGGCCACGCCTACCCTGCCCGACCTCAAGGGCTACACCGCCGAAGCGGCTGCAGCCAAGATCGTACGGACCAAGGCAGGCAAGGTCAGCGTTCGACGGATGATGCAAGAAGACGCCTTGAAGGACTTCATCGGCGGCGACAACAAGATGGCCGAGTGGGTGGTGCGCCAGCACGGTATCCCACAGGCCATCTTTCTTGACGACGGCTACATGAACCTCAAGGACCTGGTCAAGAAAGTGCCCAAGTACGTCATCGAGACTTCGCCAGGCGTATACCTGGCGAAGATCCCGATTGTCGTCGGTCGCAAGGGCATCCTCGAGATCGACAAACAGACCCAGGAACTGCGCCTGTCCCAGGAGGGCGGGTCGTTCCTGGTCAACGATGGCCAGATGTTCATCCGCGACACCAAGGTCACCGGCTGGCGCGAAAAGGACAATGGCCCCGCCACGTTCCGCTCGCCCAAGGAGTTCCGTCCGTTCCTGCTGTCCTGGGGCGGCACCGAGACCTACATCGTCAACACCAAGATGGCCAGCTTCGGCTATGCCAACAGTAAGTCGTACGGGGTGAGTATTTCCCAATACACGCCGAACATGGCCAAGGTCCTCAAGCGCCCGGAACCGACCGGCTGGATCATCGGTTCCGAGTTCTCGGACATGTGGTACGGCTTCTACTGCTACGAGACCCGCGACTTTGTCATCAAGGGCAACACCTACAAAGACAACATCGTCTACGGCATCGACCCCCACGACCGTTCGCACCGGCTGATCATCGCCGACAACACCGTCTACGGGACCAAGAAGAAGCACGGGATCATCGTTTCCCGTGAGGTCAACGACAGCTTCATCATCAACAACCGAAGCTACGACAACAAACTCTCGGGCCTGGTGATCGACCGTAACAGCGTGAACAACCTGATCGCCTACAACGAGATCTACAAGAACCACACCGACGGCATCACGCTCTACGAGAGTGCCGACAACCTGTTGTGGGGCAACAAAGTGATCAGCAACCAGCGCCACGGCATCCGGATTCGTAACAGCGTGAACATCCGCCTGTACGAAAACCTGTCCATGGCCAACGGCCTGACCGGTCTGTACGGCCACATCAAGGACCTGTCGGACACCGACCGGGACATCAAGCTCGACCCGTTCGACGCCGAAGTGTCGCTGATCGTGGTCGGTGGCGAACTGGCCGGCAACGGCAGTGGCCCGCTGTCCATCGACTCGCCGTTGAGCGTCGAGCTGTACCGCGTGTCCATGCTCGCGCCGACCAAATCCAGCGGCATCAGCTTCACGGGAATCCTTGGCGAACGCCAGGACGAAATTCTCGACCTGCTGGTACGCCAGCAAAAAGCCGTGCTGATCGACCCCGTTGAACGCCAGACCGAAATGCGGGACTGA
- a CDS encoding alginate export family protein, with protein MKLNPFVQAGIGLSFALLWSCPTLAALTESKNFGLEVKITGQSEDDRDLGTQRGGDVNGVGLDLRPWVYGESGAWSAYAMAQAVTSTDIIETDTLQQSDGATQETDSGDREAKKSYLAMREFWIGYRGLTQYPGEQLKFGRQRLRNDDGQWRDTNIEALNWTFDTTLLRANLGVAERFSEYRTDLKELSPQDKDRMHVYGDVGYQWMPGQWAGIRAHHSHDSGSLDYPTPGEATDTLDKTQNGDLTWLGLEANSDAYNWRNTNTVNYWASITGMTGDRDTVNPLNADGTRPAQAKRSDDVDGWATDLGVRLRLDPQWQVGAAYARASEDYEQNGLQSNRSNFTGTRSRVHRFGEAFRGEMANTQSASLFGSWQLRDEYDASLVYHKFWRVDGNKPVGSNGINAVENNTDDVTGAILSTSSLPLRDGNKDLGQEVDLVVTKYFKQGLLPAALSQSIDEPSALVRLRGGVFKPGDAYGKEVDSYMHRAFVDVIWRF; from the coding sequence TTGAAGCTCAACCCTTTTGTGCAGGCTGGTATTGGCCTGTCGTTTGCCCTGCTGTGGTCCTGCCCGACCCTGGCGGCGCTGACCGAAAGCAAGAATTTCGGCCTGGAAGTAAAGATCACCGGCCAGTCCGAAGATGACCGCGACCTCGGCACCCAACGCGGTGGCGATGTCAACGGCGTCGGCCTGGACCTGCGCCCATGGGTCTACGGGGAAAGTGGCGCGTGGAGTGCCTACGCCATGGCCCAGGCCGTGACGTCTACCGACATCATCGAAACCGACACCCTGCAGCAGTCCGACGGCGCGACCCAAGAAACCGACAGCGGTGACCGCGAAGCCAAGAAAAGCTACCTGGCCATGCGCGAATTCTGGATCGGCTACCGGGGCCTGACCCAGTATCCGGGCGAACAGTTGAAATTCGGTCGCCAGCGCCTGCGCAATGACGACGGCCAATGGCGCGACACCAACATCGAAGCCCTCAACTGGACCTTCGACACCACGCTGCTGCGCGCCAACCTGGGCGTGGCCGAGCGTTTCAGCGAATACCGCACCGACCTCAAGGAGCTGTCGCCCCAGGACAAGGATCGCATGCACGTCTACGGTGACGTCGGCTACCAATGGATGCCGGGTCAGTGGGCCGGGATCCGCGCCCACCACAGCCATGACAGCGGCAGCCTCGATTACCCGACCCCGGGCGAAGCCACCGATACCCTGGACAAGACCCAGAACGGTGACCTGACCTGGCTCGGCCTGGAAGCCAACAGTGACGCCTACAACTGGCGCAACACCAACACTGTCAACTACTGGGCAAGCATCACCGGCATGACCGGCGATCGGGACACCGTCAACCCGCTCAACGCCGACGGTACTCGCCCGGCGCAAGCCAAGCGCAGTGACGACGTCGACGGCTGGGCCACCGACCTGGGTGTCCGCCTGCGCCTCGATCCGCAATGGCAAGTCGGTGCAGCGTATGCCCGGGCCAGCGAGGACTACGAACAGAACGGCTTGCAAAGCAACCGCTCGAACTTCACCGGCACCCGCTCCCGGGTCCACCGTTTCGGCGAGGCTTTCCGCGGCGAAATGGCCAACACCCAGAGCGCCAGCCTGTTCGGTTCCTGGCAATTGCGCGACGAATACGACGCCAGCCTGGTGTACCACAAGTTCTGGCGCGTGGACGGCAACAAGCCGGTGGGCAGCAACGGCATCAACGCCGTGGAAAACAACACCGACGACGTGACCGGCGCCATCTTGTCCACTTCCTCCCTGCCGCTTCGCGACGGCAACAAGGACCTGGGCCAGGAAGTCGATCTGGTCGTCACCAAATACTTCAAGCAAGGCCTGCTGCCGGCCGCGCTGAGTCAATCCATTGATGAGCCGTCAGCGCTGGTGCGCTTGCGTGGCGGCGTGTTCAAGCCAGGCGACGCCTACGGCAAAGAGGTCGATTCGTACATGCATCGCGCCTTTGTCGACGTGATCTGGCGCTTCTGA